From a single Aurantiacibacter gangjinensis genomic region:
- a CDS encoding helix-turn-helix domain-containing protein, with protein sequence MAQAPKVMMDKSAQIVADAYAVVSQPERLLDIHERLQSLVEAHIAGTELTGDVRFHFAHAADLLAGEVEPGLGPFDPFDGNGQDSPAARSAALVLDRHLQLVRADKTVFEDHLKALGEPLPEWIWHPIDGASGETSMRSLLARGDASGAIRLMRSPDDARGALFTASTGMLDGAPHLLLHHLGLRWDDEAGSAFIDLLGLTRSEARVLEWLVGGGTLRELADDRGTALGTVRNQTKSLLRKVGATSQIEAVCMWAGFRQRWLDAQSIDPEPAAEGPRPRGKGSGSQALMRFERHGLLGGMPVLYMHSMLGGPHVMPAVDAAMRKAGLELITPWRPGYGERTVQADRFAMVRDFVDELPGLLNRLAIPRVRVLGSVGGAAFALAFAKVHPELTHSVTLASPCIPITHRSELKHLRTAQSLPIEVARIAPSLNRWYVRAVLARLRRKGAMEYVREYFSASPVDLDWMEELKNQEFIRNSLNEAFAQSGEFGVAETELNAMDWTPLFEGLESPVRIIHGSDDVLARPQLVHPFAERHGFCTEGPIEQSGSFLLFQQPDLIAARLKDQ encoded by the coding sequence ATGGCACAAGCACCAAAGGTCATGATGGATAAAAGCGCACAGATCGTCGCCGACGCATATGCCGTCGTATCCCAGCCAGAGAGGCTGCTGGATATCCATGAGCGGCTTCAGTCTTTGGTCGAGGCCCATATTGCGGGGACCGAGCTGACCGGCGATGTGCGCTTCCATTTCGCCCATGCGGCCGACCTGCTGGCAGGCGAGGTGGAGCCGGGGCTGGGGCCTTTCGATCCGTTCGACGGGAACGGACAGGATAGCCCCGCCGCCCGCAGTGCCGCACTGGTGCTGGACAGACATTTGCAATTGGTCCGCGCGGATAAAACCGTGTTCGAGGACCATCTGAAAGCGCTGGGAGAACCGCTCCCGGAATGGATATGGCACCCGATCGATGGGGCATCGGGTGAAACATCCATGCGCAGCCTGCTTGCACGTGGGGATGCAAGCGGCGCAATCCGGTTGATGCGGTCTCCCGATGACGCGCGCGGCGCCCTGTTCACTGCATCCACGGGGATGCTGGACGGGGCGCCGCATCTGCTTTTGCACCACCTTGGCCTGCGCTGGGACGATGAGGCCGGCAGCGCCTTTATCGACCTGCTGGGCCTTACCCGAAGCGAAGCGCGTGTGCTGGAATGGCTGGTGGGTGGTGGTACGCTGCGCGAGCTGGCTGATGACCGCGGCACGGCGCTCGGCACAGTGCGCAACCAGACCAAGTCTCTGCTGCGCAAGGTCGGCGCTACCTCGCAGATCGAGGCGGTGTGCATGTGGGCGGGCTTCCGCCAGCGCTGGCTGGATGCGCAATCGATCGATCCCGAACCGGCGGCAGAGGGGCCGCGACCGCGTGGCAAGGGAAGCGGCAGCCAGGCTTTGATGCGTTTCGAACGGCACGGCCTGCTCGGCGGTATGCCTGTGCTGTACATGCACTCCATGCTCGGCGGGCCGCATGTGATGCCAGCCGTCGATGCCGCGATGCGCAAGGCCGGGCTCGAGCTCATCACGCCTTGGCGGCCCGGCTATGGCGAAAGGACGGTGCAGGCAGACAGGTTCGCCATGGTGCGCGACTTCGTTGACGAACTGCCCGGCCTGCTCAACCGCCTCGCCATCCCGCGCGTGCGGGTGCTGGGCTCGGTAGGCGGTGCCGCTTTCGCGCTTGCCTTTGCGAAGGTTCATCCGGAGCTGACCCATTCGGTGACGCTCGCCAGCCCGTGCATTCCCATCACCCATCGCAGCGAATTGAAGCATCTGCGCACCGCGCAGTCGCTGCCCATCGAGGTTGCGCGCATCGCGCCATCGCTCAACCGCTGGTATGTGCGCGCCGTGCTGGCGCGGCTGCGGCGCAAGGGCGCGATGGAGTATGTGCGCGAATATTTCTCCGCCAGCCCGGTCGATCTCGACTGGATGGAAGAGCTGAAGAACCAGGAATTCATTCGCAATTCGCTGAACGAGGCATTCGCACAGAGCGGCGAATTCGGCGTGGCGGAAACCGAGCTAAACGCGATGGACTGGACGCCGCTGTTCGAAGGGCTCGAAAGCCCGGTGCGGATCATTCACGGCAGCGACGATGTGCTGGCACGCCCGCAACTGGTGCACCCCTTTGCCGAACGGCACGGCTTCTGCACCGAAGGACCGATCGAGCAATCGGGCAGCTTCCTGTTGTTCCAGCAGCCAGACCTGATTGCGGCGCGCCTGAAAGACCAGTAG